From one Ignavibacteria bacterium genomic stretch:
- a CDS encoding tetratricopeptide repeat protein, translating to MGKSYIRNLCGRMFAFCCFLIYFLPCYAQQGRYPYLPLETVEQVADVWQSDGLLRRSADVLDEFRDSEVRSGSDALRMSRAELERASGLPKSSDRSLMVFLQGRSNSPFFPIAMSARGFLALSEARYSQADSLLHTAALRAQHDYVVRRDTQYRTLAQHAYFWDGVALGRMQKFDSAIVRFAACIATDSLGSLAPRALFAMGQMYERLAVTNKASEAYSTIRKKYRTGNIIVAARIREAQIALRQRMPERAVDILGGIDAEILSLSAGDSLLPFPISEAVGQVRILRTNALIMRGGFAEALDSATAYLRESPPDRNVPLVRLQSAFCMLNLDSSDDALLHLDKIIDQVTDDASPIRQQALLYRALALRQSGMPEKAVADFTYLAALAGYPYQAQALVEVGQAAYQRGDMEATIRAVDRAEKLSTDAQTTIRSQLLLAAAFLELQKWSDAEAVYERVEQGAAQLPSAYAEMRSRYLAEARLKRGICLAQEGKREAAIRVLTGYVASHPADPQRDEGLFWLAEMMYRSDLLRNAQDVYEELVNRYTASPRREDALYGLAWTFFRKREFDKSIKAFGALLDAFPQSSYAVDAMVRRGDALYISRSYSQAAEQYRRAARTAPNTEVGQYAGYQAGQALYRAGNLADASAYLRSFASEQPASALADDALYLSGWIAFQQHNDQEAIKEFEYLIDKYPNGDQTANAMFTLADALYNTGDLEGAKARYRILISRFPMNPLAVEAAKSLQSVLVGEGKTDEAIAVADQMIAYNPQSKAASEFAWEKANIFYSGRNYKSAADELQAFLSKFPDNSRADHALFMLGKTYLSMDDVQQAHNAFTSLERTYPNSEYIALSKMELADFHKERARAKVADSLYAVVMKRYPTDTAEASRAGFERATIARMMLDTLQALNLYRTVADAYPGTEYGDQARYQLALYYRAVRMPDSARTELATLVRTSPSAMIRANALFDMGDLYSRQRMWTEAVEAFEHVRNDYAGYEDWYTLSMIGLGSAYEQLGDVTAARNAYTVVAQLRPNDDYGKTALARLKRLEKQK from the coding sequence ATGGGGAAATCTTATATACGAAATCTGTGTGGCAGAATGTTTGCATTCTGCTGTTTCCTGATATACTTCCTGCCGTGTTATGCACAGCAGGGGAGATACCCGTACCTTCCGTTGGAGACTGTGGAGCAGGTTGCGGACGTTTGGCAGTCAGACGGGCTGTTGCGCAGGTCTGCCGATGTACTGGATGAATTTCGAGACTCAGAGGTCCGCTCGGGAAGTGACGCCCTACGAATGAGTCGTGCCGAGCTCGAACGTGCTTCAGGCTTGCCAAAGAGTTCGGACCGGAGTCTGATGGTGTTCCTGCAGGGGCGCAGCAACTCGCCCTTCTTCCCCATTGCAATGTCGGCACGTGGCTTTCTGGCGCTGTCGGAGGCCCGATATAGTCAGGCTGACAGCTTGCTCCATACTGCTGCATTGCGTGCGCAGCACGATTACGTTGTCCGCCGTGATACCCAATACCGTACTCTTGCACAACATGCCTACTTCTGGGATGGTGTGGCTCTGGGCAGGATGCAGAAGTTTGACAGTGCAATCGTGCGGTTTGCGGCTTGTATAGCCACCGATTCGTTGGGGAGCCTGGCTCCTCGTGCGCTGTTTGCCATGGGCCAAATGTATGAGCGGCTGGCTGTGACAAACAAAGCTTCCGAAGCCTACTCAACAATTCGGAAAAAGTACAGGACTGGAAATATTATCGTGGCAGCCCGGATCAGGGAGGCACAGATTGCGTTGCGGCAACGGATGCCTGAGCGTGCCGTTGACATCCTTGGCGGGATTGATGCAGAGATCCTGAGTCTTTCCGCTGGAGACAGTTTGTTGCCGTTTCCGATATCGGAGGCTGTCGGACAAGTTCGAATCCTGCGTACAAATGCACTGATCATGCGCGGAGGTTTTGCCGAAGCCCTGGATTCTGCTACTGCATATTTACGGGAATCGCCTCCCGACAGAAACGTACCGCTGGTTAGACTTCAAAGTGCGTTCTGTATGCTGAATCTTGACTCGTCGGACGACGCATTACTGCATCTTGATAAAATTATTGATCAGGTAACCGACGATGCCTCGCCCATACGTCAGCAGGCATTGCTCTACCGCGCCTTGGCCCTGCGTCAGAGTGGTATGCCCGAAAAAGCAGTTGCTGACTTTACCTACCTTGCGGCCCTGGCCGGATATCCGTATCAGGCTCAGGCTCTGGTGGAGGTTGGCCAAGCAGCCTATCAGCGTGGCGACATGGAGGCTACGATTAGGGCCGTTGACCGTGCTGAGAAATTAAGTACCGATGCGCAGACAACGATCCGCTCACAGTTGCTGCTGGCAGCCGCCTTCCTGGAACTACAAAAATGGTCGGACGCCGAGGCTGTGTATGAACGCGTTGAACAAGGGGCTGCTCAACTGCCGTCAGCCTACGCTGAAATGCGAAGCCGGTACCTTGCCGAAGCACGGTTAAAACGTGGAATTTGTCTTGCACAGGAAGGTAAACGCGAAGCCGCTATTCGAGTTCTTACCGGTTATGTGGCGTCGCATCCTGCCGATCCACAGCGCGACGAAGGATTATTCTGGCTGGCCGAGATGATGTACCGGAGTGATCTGCTCAGAAACGCCCAGGATGTGTACGAAGAATTGGTGAATCGCTATACGGCAAGTCCGCGTCGCGAAGATGCACTGTATGGTCTGGCATGGACCTTTTTTAGAAAACGTGAATTCGATAAGAGCATAAAGGCTTTTGGTGCCTTGCTCGATGCGTTTCCCCAAAGCAGCTATGCCGTTGATGCCATGGTTCGGCGTGGTGATGCCTTGTACATTTCCCGGAGTTATTCCCAGGCTGCCGAACAGTACCGCCGTGCTGCCCGTACGGCACCGAACACAGAGGTTGGACAATATGCGGGGTATCAGGCAGGACAAGCCTTGTACCGTGCAGGCAACCTTGCCGATGCTTCGGCGTACCTGCGCTCGTTTGCATCGGAACAACCCGCTTCAGCACTTGCCGATGATGCGTTGTACCTTTCCGGATGGATTGCATTTCAGCAGCATAATGACCAGGAGGCTATTAAAGAATTTGAATACCTCATTGACAAGTATCCTAACGGAGATCAAACGGCTAACGCAATGTTTACCCTTGCAGATGCACTGTACAATACCGGTGACCTTGAGGGGGCAAAGGCACGCTACCGGATCCTTATCAGCAGGTTCCCGATGAACCCCCTGGCCGTTGAAGCTGCAAAGAGTCTGCAATCCGTCCTTGTGGGTGAAGGGAAAACCGATGAAGCCATTGCCGTTGCCGATCAAATGATAGCATACAATCCACAGAGCAAGGCAGCCAGCGAGTTCGCATGGGAAAAAGCTAATATTTTTTATTCGGGACGTAACTATAAAAGCGCAGCCGATGAGTTGCAGGCCTTCCTTTCAAAGTTCCCCGATAACAGTCGGGCAGACCATGCCCTGTTCATGCTTGGAAAAACATATCTGAGCATGGACGATGTTCAGCAGGCACATAATGCCTTCACAAGTTTAGAGCGCACATACCCGAACAGCGAATACATCGCCCTTTCCAAAATGGAGCTTGCTGATTTTCACAAGGAGAGGGCTCGCGCAAAGGTTGCCGATAGTTTATATGCTGTTGTTATGAAGCGGTATCCTACAGATACAGCCGAGGCATCACGCGCAGGATTCGAGCGTGCCACGATTGCCCGGATGATGCTGGATACCCTGCAGGCGCTGAACCTGTACCGAACAGTTGCCGACGCCTATCCCGGAACAGAGTACGGAGATCAGGCGCGCTACCAGCTGGCACTGTATTACCGTGCCGTGCGCATGCCGGATAGTGCCCGCACAGAGCTGGCAACCCTGGTACGAACCTCACCATCGGCAATGATCCGTGCCAATGCACTGTTTGATATGGGTGACCTGTATTCGCGACAGCGGATGTGGACGGAGGCTGTGGAAGCCTTTGAACATGTCCGTAATGACTATGCCGGCTACGAAGACTGGTACACATTAAGTATGATCGGCCTGGGGAGTGCCTATGAACAACTGGGTGACGTAACGGCCGCACGCAATGCCTATACGGTGGTTGCCCAACTGCGTCCGAACGATGACTACGGGAAGACTGCTCTTGCGCGCCTTAAACGACTGGAGAAACAAAAATGA